A window of Punica granatum isolate Tunisia-2019 chromosome 8, ASM765513v2, whole genome shotgun sequence genomic DNA:
tttatggACTCCTCCGCTTTCTGAAGGCCTTCCTCACAGTGCCCTGTGTCATATAATATCCAACCCTCATAGACTAGGCGTTCGTGTTCATCACTTGCATGCTGGCGAGCTAATTGTAAGCTTCTCATTGCTGCCTCAGGACAGTTCAACCTAGCATAGGACAATCCAAAGCCTACGTGATGATTAAGAAATAATATAGAAGAAATCAGCTAATAATAAACTTTTCAACTCCATACAGGCTAAGCATGAGGGTTAAAGCTAAAAATAGCTGTACTTTGATTAATGTGTCTACTTTGACCTAAAAAGAAAGTGAATTTTCCAGTCATATATCAGAGGAAACTATGATGCAGAAGAAGATTGAGTGAGACATActcataaatgaaaatatgtcCTGCCATAGAAAGATAGATTAATCTTCACATTATAGATAGTTTACATAAATACAAATTGACATTGTAaaccaatttttcttttttttgcattAAAAGAACTGGCCAAAAAACCCCTTTTACCATTACTTTCAGAAAACAATAATTGATTAATGATTTGCATGCTTTCATCAAAAAGGCTTGTTAAATGCAATCCAGCACGTACTACCttattttttggttattaaatgaaaagaaaCCATGAAACAGCGACAACTTTCTACAATAAAACGGAAGGAATACTAGCAAACATTTGATTGGAAAATTTGGGAATGGCGTCCCTAGGCTAACTCCCTTCTCCAATATCATTAATGTTTTAATGTAAACGTGCAACATATGTACTTCCAACAAAAGGCTTACAGCTACCAGTGATCCATAAGCTGAACCTAAAATATCATGTTTAAAGattcacataaaaaaataataaataataataataaaaagagtCAATGCCTCAGTGTACCTCAGAAGAAGTAAAGACTGTCTGAAGTACAAGACACCTTTTGGCGCATCGGACTCGGCAAGCATCTGGTAGATAACAGACAGAGACCCGATATCATCCACTGAAGACCACCGGGCATACAATTGCATCCAACAGTCGGCTGTCATCCAGTTCTCAACATGCTCCCTCACAAGCGTCCTGAGCTGGAAAGCTGCCACACGTCCCTCGAACATCCTGTAGTCTGGGGACAGAGTGAGGATTGCCTGTACATCGCAAATTGCTGATTGATAGTCCTCGATGACAAGGTAGAAGCAGAAGCGTAGCTCAAGGCACTCTAGAGCAAGCTTAAACCCTAGGACTCGATTGATCTCCGAGAGTGCACCCTGAACATCTTGCTTCCTCATCAAGGAAGCAGCCCTGTACATGTAAGGGTATGTGAGTGTAGGATCCAGTTTAGTCGCACTCTCAAGGTCTTCCCACTTCTTGTCCCCATCACAATATAGTGATCTTTCCTGGTGCATCCATCCTAGAGGGCTCTCGGACTGGGATGAGATCACAGAGCTAAGCTTCTCATATGACCATTGACTTTGACCCTTCATGTAAGATAGTCTTGCCAATCCCACAACAGAGTAAACATGGCCTGCCCTGAAGGCTTCATCAAAGAGATTTTCTGCCTCATCAAACTCCTTTCTCAAGAGTCTAACACAGCCTAATTGGTGGAAAGCTAATAACCTCTGTCTCTCATTCTCAGCCGATTCCAGCATTTGTTCGAGAAAACAAGCCGTCTTGTCTGACCTAGGGTCGAGGTTCATAGCAACTTCACCTAACAAACAGTATAGCGAGAAAGAAGCTGGCCCCGCCATGATCAACCTCTGCTGCCTATTAGCATTGCTAAATATTTGGACCACCCTCTCATCACTCAAACAATCGGGGAGCTCATGGAGAAACACTTGCAAGCAGGAAGCAGCAAGAACGCGGGAGTCCTCTTCGAGAGCGTAGTCCATGAGTTCCACTGCATCATCCCTTGAAGAAACGAGAGATGCGAGCTTCCTGTCGCATACATCTTTCAGAGTTTCGCAACAAAACCTGTTTGCGAAAACCAGTATTTCCAGCAAAAGGTCTGGAGGAACTTCGTCCAAATTGCCTGTCGAGCAGAATTCACTTATAGCCCCCATGCTCAAAGCAGAGATGTTGTTCTCTGACAAATCTATGTCTTCCAAAAGTGATTCTGTGAAGCATCCATTAAGCATCGCATGAAATGGAGCGGAGAGGCCAGCAATCTTCTGCCTATTGCAGACTATCCTCTCATCCCCAATCCTGAAGACCACATTCCTAGGAGCAGTATCACCATCTAAGGAAACATTCTCCTCTGATCGCACACTTACATCAATCGGAAGCAAAGAGGCAACATCCATGTGGCCAAATTCTTGGGCACACTTACCACAAGTTCCAAGCAAATCAGCAATAAGCTCCTCTCCTTGTTTCTCATATTTCAACCAAGCACCAAAGACGAGCTTCTCGTGAACAGAGCTTGCCTTTTGCCAAGCTGCACGTAGGCTCCTTCTCATCAATTTGCCTTCTCCAAGGCCCCTGAAGACCTGGAACTTCAGTAAGTATAGGTTGGACCTCTCTTGAGGAGGGCAAGTCTCTAGTTCTTCATGGATGTGTGCTAAAGCTTCTACATAATCAATGGGTTTAAAATATGGCAAAATTGGCGGCTCAGGGACCTTGATCAAAGATTCTCTGCAGCATCTCAAATTAAACCAAAATATTGTATTAGTAAATTTTAGAGGGAAGATGGACAGAATTTCTCTCTATAAAGGAGAACAATTTGTATACACAACTGATCGGagattaatatattataaatacaGGCTTCCATCGTCTTGCTTTATCCTTTGATGGGTCCCAATAGTAGTTATACCgaaatttcaaatacattGTGATCCCCACAGCCCTTCAATTGCCTCACG
This region includes:
- the LOC116188364 gene encoding ETO1-like protein 1, which gives rise to MRTFFPSESYKETQLNALNPQSWLQVERGKLSKSSSQHSFSSSIESLIKVPEPPILPYFKPIDYVEALAHIHEELETCPPQERSNLYLLKFQVFRGLGEGKLMRRSLRAAWQKASSVHEKLVFGAWLKYEKQGEELIADLLGTCGKCAQEFGHMDVASLLPIDVSVRSEENVSLDGDTAPRNVVFRIGDERIVCNRQKIAGLSAPFHAMLNGCFTESLLEDIDLSENNISALSMGAISEFCSTGNLDEVPPDLLLEILVFANRFCCETLKDVCDRKLASLVSSRDDAVELMDYALEEDSRVLAASCLQVFLHELPDCLSDERVVQIFSNANRQQRLIMAGPASFSLYCLLGEVAMNLDPRSDKTACFLEQMLESAENERQRLLAFHQLGCVRLLRKEFDEAENLFDEAFRAGHVYSVVGLARLSYMKGQSQWSYEKLSSVISSQSESPLGWMHQERSLYCDGDKKWEDLESATKLDPTLTYPYMYRAASLMRKQDVQGALSEINRVLGFKLALECLELRFCFYLVIEDYQSAICDVQAILTLSPDYRMFEGRVAAFQLRTLVREHVENWMTADCWMQLYARWSSVDDIGSLSVIYQMLAESDAPKGVLYFRQSLLLLRLNCPEAAMRSLQLARQHASDEHERLVYEGWILYDTGHCEEGLQKAEESIKIKRSFEAFFLKAYALADSSQDPSCSSTVVSLLEDALKCPSDRLRKGQALNNLGSIYVDCGKLELAADCYVNALNIRHTRAHQGLARVYYLRNEKAAAYKEMTTLIEKARNNASAYEKRSEYCERELAKSDLEMVTKLDPLRVYPYRYRAAVLMDNHKEKEAIAELSRAIAFKADLHLLHLRAAFHEHIGDVLGALRDCRAALCVDPYHQEMLELHSRVNSHEP